From one Branchiostoma floridae strain S238N-H82 chromosome 3, Bfl_VNyyK, whole genome shotgun sequence genomic stretch:
- the LOC118412000 gene encoding PC4 and SFRS1-interacting protein-like, with amino-acid sequence MEKKRQEKFLEKEKKKRLKLEQKMEQKKQEKQEKKKAMSLDATVTELVQSLKRSLMAGKADIPRSLEVLEELNSLPLTAAMLKRNIDILRTIKRVRKYKGSEDVQKKAEFLYSKYKSMLMLHDSEMHAHATNRTNQSAAGEQPKGQDVAMETGQEEEKENSGGGTQTEAQPAAAGDGPGEGGQQQQVEQQPGEAQQMEEQPTEAADKISLATGPTPGPTPGPLSGPTTAPDVLKFDSLPNVPVSTNLQVEKQMSDPAANQSPDVGSNEKMAVDPAEL; translated from the exons ATGGAGAAGAAAAG ACAAGAGAAATTCCtggagaaagagaagaagaaacggTTAAAACTGGAGCAGAAAATGGAGCAAAAGAAGCAAGAAAAGCAGGAGAAGAAAAAAG CCATGAGCCTAGATGCCACAGTAACTGAGCTGGTCCAGTCCTTGAAGAGGTCACTCATGGCTGGTAAAGCT GACATTCCGCGGAGCCTGGAAGTTCTAGAGGAGCTGAACTCGCTGCCGCTGACAGCCGCCATGCTGAAGAGGAACATCGACATTCTCCGCACCATCAAAAGG GTTAGGAAGTACAAAGGTAGTGAAGACGTGCAGAAGAAAGCAGAGTTCctgtacagtaagtacaagtCGATGCTGATGCTCCACGACAGTGAAATGCACGCCCACGCCACCAACAGAACCAACCAATCAGCTGCCGGGGAACAGCCCAAGGGGCAGGACGTTGCCATGGAGACTGggcaggaggaggagaaggagaatTCAGGTGGCGGGACCCAAACAG AGGCACAGCCGGCCGCAGCAGGAGATGGTCCAGGGGAGGGGGGGCAGCAGCAGCAAGTAGAACAGCAACCCGGGGAAGCCCAGCAGATGGAGGAACAGCCAACAGAGGCTGCAGACAAGATTAGTCTTGCAACAGGCCCAACACCTGGGCCCACACCTGGACCACTTAGCGGGCCAACCACAGCGCCAGATGTGCTGAA GTTTGATTCCTTGCCAAATGTCCCTGTCTCAACCAACCTCCAAGTAGAAAAACAGATGTCTGACccagcagccaatcagagtcCAGATGTAGGCAGTAATGAGAAGATGGCTGTTGATCCCGCAGAATTGTAA
- the LOC118411999 gene encoding hepatoma-derived growth factor-related protein 3-like: MASKFKKVSEKEYKPGDLIFAKVKGYPHWPARIDELPEGAVKPPGQKYPIFFFGTYETAVLGPKDIFPYHEFKERFGKQHKRKFFNEALWEAENNPTVKFAGNEEPSGSEEEEEEEEEEEDAGSKDDDNDEDDDEKLVIDEHPAARPKKKAEKKKPAAAKKRKGAADTEKKAPAKRRKKSEPESDQSEPEEPAESEEEEEEVDYDEESAPDEDASDDEDFVPDKKSAKKQQRGRKKVKVSSGSEDEDEEEDDSEESKGSSDEEEEEEKPKPKKRKTPEKKST; encoded by the exons ATGGCGTCAAAGTTCAAGAAAGTTTCGGAGAAAGAGTACAAGCCAGGTGATCTGATATTTGCGAAAGTGAAGGGATATCCCCACTGGCCTGCACGG ATTGATGAGTTACCCGAAGGAGCCGTCAAACCCCCAGGGCAAAAATATCCCATCTTCTTCTTTGGGACCTATGAAAC GGCTGTGCTGGGACCAAAGGACATCTTTCCGTACCACGAGTTCAAGGAAAGGTTCGGAAAGCAGCATAAGCGGAAATTCTTCAACGAGGCATTGTGGGAAGCTGAGAACAACCCGACAGTCAAATTCGCCGGAAAC GAGGAACCATCTGGCtctgaggaagaagaagaagaggaggaggaagaggaggatgCTGGGAGTaaagatgatgacaatgatgaagatgatgatgagaaacttGTGATTGACGAGCATCCTGCAGCCCGTCCCAAAAAG AAGGCTGAAAAGAAGAAACCAGCAGCGGCCAAGAAGAGGAAAGGAGCTGCTGACACCGAGAAG AAGGCCCCAGCAAAGCGGAGGAAGAAGAGTGAGCCAGAGAGCGACCAATCAGAGCCTGAGGAGCCTGCAGAGagtgaagaagaggaggaggaggtggaTTACGATGAGGAGAGTGCTCCGGATGAGGATGCTTCTGATGATGAG GACTTTGTTCCTGACAAGAAATCAGCCAAGAAACAGCAGCGAGGACggaagaaagtgaaagtgagttCGGGGTCAGAAGacgaagatgaagaagaagacgacTCGGAGGAGAGTAAGGGTAGCtcagatgaggaggaggaggaggagaaaccAAAACCCAAGAAGAGAAAAACACCTGAGAAAAAA AGCACGTAA
- the LOC118411060 gene encoding protein MNN4-like, giving the protein MLVVLIVTRCDSEEEVVSSWKKQEALRRKEAEEKLRKAQEEEEKKQREREKEAAKQLKEERKERKKQEQEERKKQKEETKEEKKKEGNKKDDRSKEKTPKDKKADNRERKKEEKKKKDEDKQEEQRIKKEQERR; this is encoded by the exons ATGTTGGTCGTCCTTATAGTCACAAGGTG tgacTCGGAGGAGGAGGTAGTGAGCAGCTGGAAGAAGCAGGAGGCACTCCGGAGAAAGGAGGCGGAGGAGAAGCTCCGGAAAgctcaggaggaggaggagaagaaacaacGGGAGCGAGAGAAGGAGGCGGCAAAACAGCTGAAGGAAGAACGGAAGGAGAGGAAAAAACAG GAGCAGGAGGAACGAAAGAAGCAGAAGGAAGAAACAaaagaggagaagaagaaggaagggAACAAGAAAGACGACAGGTCAAAAGAGAAGACACCAAAAGACAAGAAAGCAGACAACAGGGAGAGAaagaaggaggagaagaagaagaaggatgaAGACAAACAGGAGGAGCAGAGAATAAAGAAGGAACAAGAAAGAC GATAG
- the LOC118411996 gene encoding KIF-binding protein-like, with protein sequence MAAMYLQNQGFEEYASARRLSEEESRQDPETEPYKSKYKARELLLQLAEALQGFQDESQAEENIELTLQLAELWFHLGVNFSETEEVPTGEQYFSRCAELMQGHKMDQRCVNTCLNCLNQLGILWVSRSEPEKALKILQEAEDIYKMYMHNVGQPPLLLHELLSPEQTGSPKSRQAEFEKTHTLTLYYLAQTYPKLGDNEKSAAYCHLTLSRQLQSGHFQPIDWATNCATLSQYYVTRDNFTQGRHCLASASSVLSQVPEPSDETEDGENESAREKLERRKADISRCWLKYCLVLLQESRQALMDDIGELDRAKQTDLAKGGAVAGSKGSHNDDKQEKSEDPEKAEGADGPGCHHGDEKSQLRFESLELTALEDQVTDKKVTDFDQARAVFLVGQKYVNAAKEFYVLDGHVTDFVEITQDWSQLFRALSFFEQDFERRCKMHKRRADMLQSLLSELNQQHYLLVCRQIMYEIAEIFSEMLDLKVAIAEAADERPKVHAVKKINSLAQQSISHYQMFLDSLRKADKEMPKTFSEDTLRPALVANFCVGRLYSKFLSSDPQVKLQNMSKSLDHYQFVVDYCTSHPDIAELVKSELEICTEMSQLLPIQMEKIRLTLS encoded by the exons atggcggccatgtACCTACAGAATCAGGGGTTTGAAGAGTATGCGAGTGCCCGGCGACTGAGCGAGGAG GAGTCCCGTCAGGACCCGGAGACGGAGCCCTACAAGTCCAAGTACAAGGCACGGGAACTTCTGCTGCAGCTGGCAGAGGCTCTGCAGGGGTTTCAGGATGAATCACAAGCAGAGGAAAACATCG agTTGACCCTCCAGTTGGCAGAGCTGTGGTTCCATCTCGGGGTGAACTTCAGCGAGACGGAGGAGGTTCCCACAGGTGAGCAGTACTTCTCCAGGTGTGCAGAACTCATGCAGGGGCACAAGATGGACCAGCGCTGCGTCAACACCTGCCTCAACTGTCTTAACCAG CTTGGCATCCTGTGGGTCTCGCGATCAGAACCGGAGAAAGCCCTGAAGATTTTACAG GAAGCTGAggacatttacaaaatgtacatgcacaacGTGGGACAACCCCCTCTACTACTACATGA ATTGTTGTCTCCTGAGCAGACTGGCAGCCCCAAGTCTCGGCAGGCAGAGTTTGAGAAAACTCACACCCTGACCCTGTACTACCTCGCACAGACATACCCCAAACTGGGCGACAACGAAAAG TCTGCAGCCTACTGTCACCTGACCCTCAGCCGCCAGCTGCAGTCAGGACACTTCCAGCCGATCGACTGGGCGACAAACTGCGCCACGCTGTCACAGTACTACGTCACGCGCGACAACTTCACACAGGGGAGACATTGTCTGG CCAGCGCAAGTTCCGTGTTGTCACAGGTACCCGAACCATCTGATGAGACAGAAGACGGAGAGAACGAGTCGGCACGGGAAAAACTGGAGCGTCGGAAGGCGGACATCTCACGGTGCTGGCTGAAGTACTGCCTGGTTTTACtacaggagtccag GCAGGCTCTGATGGATGACATCGGTGAGTTGGACAGGGCAAAGCAGACAGACCTGGCCAAGGGCGGGGCTGTTGCCGGGAGCAAGGGTAGCCATAACGACGACAAACAAGAGAAGTCAGAGGATCCGGAAAAGGCAGAAG gTGCTGATGGGCCGGGCTGTCACCATGGCGATGAGAAGAGTCAGTTGAGATTCGAGAGTCTTGAGCTGACAGCGCTAGAGGATCAGGTTACTGACAAGAAGGTCACAGACTTTGATCAG GCGCGTGCGGTGTTCCTGGTTGGGCAGAAGTACGTGAACGCAGCGAAAGAGTTTTACGTGTTGGACGGGCACGTAACGGACTTCGTGGAGATCACCCAG GACTGGAGTCAGCTGTTCCGGGCGCTGTCGTTTTTTGAGCAGGATTTCGAGCGTCGCTGTAAGATGCACAAGCGTCGTGCAGACATGCTGCAGTCCCTACTGTCGGAGCTGAACCAGCAGCACTACCTGCTGGTGTGCAGACAGATCATGTACGAGATCGCTGAGATCTTCAGCGAGATGCTCGACCTCAAGGTCGCCATCGCGGAGGCCGCAGACGAGAGACCGAAGGTCCACGCCGTCAAGAAGATCAACTCACT GGCACAGCAGTCCATCAGTCACTACCAGATGTTCTTAG ACTCCTTAAGAAAGGCTGATAAGGAGATGCCCAAGACGTTCTCAGAAGACACGCTGCGCCCTGCGCTGGTGGCGAACTTCTGTGTTGGCAGATT ATACTCCAAGTTCCTGTCCTCTGATCCCCAGGTGAAGCTGCAAAACATGTCCAAAAG CCTGGACCATTACCAGTTTGTGGTGGACTACTGCACCTCCCATCCAGACATTGCAGAATTAGTTAAG AGCGAACTTGAGATCTGCACAGAGATGTCACAGCTACTGCCCATACAGATGGAGAAGATTCGACTCACCTTGTCCTGA